In Gammaproteobacteria bacterium, one DNA window encodes the following:
- a CDS encoding response regulator, protein MNEALPKVLVIDDIPANIHILNEALQQNYQVLFATCGEDGLILAEDEQPDLILLDVMMPGMDGYEVCRRLKRNPLTQDMPVIFVTALSDTASEMKGLELGAVDYLTKPVNIAIAQARIRTQIALRRTGQALRLAASVFEHAREGILITDPSECILDVNRAFSEITGYRRAEAIGQTPRLLRSGYHRSEFYQTLWEDLQEKGHWYGEIWNRRKNGEIYAQMTSISAAPAPSGKVALYVSLFTDITQSRKYQRQIEID, encoded by the coding sequence ATGAACGAAGCCTTGCCCAAGGTTCTGGTCATCGATGACATTCCGGCGAACATCCATATTCTGAACGAAGCCTTGCAGCAGAACTATCAGGTGTTGTTCGCAACATGCGGCGAGGACGGATTGATTCTGGCTGAAGATGAACAACCCGACCTCATTCTGTTGGACGTGATGATGCCGGGCATGGACGGTTACGAGGTCTGCCGTCGCCTGAAGCGTAATCCGCTCACGCAGGATATGCCGGTGATCTTTGTCACAGCCCTGAGCGACACAGCCAGCGAAATGAAAGGTCTCGAACTGGGTGCGGTGGACTATCTGACCAAACCGGTCAATATCGCGATCGCTCAAGCGCGAATTCGCACCCAGATCGCATTACGACGCACCGGGCAGGCTCTGCGGCTGGCGGCCAGTGTGTTTGAACACGCCCGCGAAGGGATTCTGATTACTGATCCTAGCGAATGCATTCTGGATGTCAACCGGGCGTTTAGCGAAATCACCGGTTACCGCCGTGCAGAAGCAATCGGACAAACCCCGCGCCTGCTGCGATCCGGCTATCATCGTTCGGAATTCTATCAGACGTTGTGGGAAGACCTGCAGGAGAAAGGCCACTGGTATGGGGAAATCTGGAACCGCCGTAAGAATGGCGAGATTTACGCCCAAATGACCAGCATTTCGGCGGCGCCCGCGCCCAGCGGCAAAGTGGCGCTCTATGTCAGCCTTTTCACCGATATTACTCAAAGCAGGAAATATCAGCGACAAATCGAGATTGACTGA